The DNA region TGCGACCCTTACCGTTAACAACGGCACATATATTGAAGTTGAAAACGATGTTACTGTTGACGATGCAAGCTTTATCAATGTTGAAAGCTCTGGTAACTTTGTTCAAAACGACAGCAACGGTACGTTCAACCTATTAGGCACAGGGCTTGGAAGAGTGATAAAGCAAACACCTCCAAAAGCCGCTTGGTACTATTATACGTATTGGAGCTCACCAGTAACTAATGAAACCATTGCTGACGCATTCCCGAATGTTGATGGCGACCGTCGTTTTTGGTTTAACGCAGCTAATTTTAACGATGGCAACGGCGATGATATTGACGACAATAATAACGACTGGGACTATGCTTTGGGTGGAACAACAATGATTCCCGGAGTCGGCTATGCGTCAACAGAACCGAGATTTCACTTTCCTGGAGGAACTGGAACAGCCACTTTTGAAGGCGAATTTAATACTAGAGATATTGATGTAAACATTGATTTAGACCCACTCAACCCCGGTATAAAATGGAATTTTATTGGCAACCCTTACCCATCAGCTATTGATTTTGTGGCCTTCCATGCTGCAAATTCTTCGGTACTTGAAGGTGTGGCCTATTTTTGGTCGCAGTCTACCCCTCCGGATAGATCAAACCCCGGAAACCAAGAATTAAACTTTAGCAATAACGATTATGCAACTTTTACAGTTGGAACAGGTGGTGTAGCAGGTGGTGTAGCTTCCGAAATACCGACAGGTTACGTGGCCTCTGCTCAAGGTTTTTTCATTCCTGCCATAACGCCAGGAACGGCAACATTTACCAACGCCATGCGAATAGCGAATGGAACAAGTAACACTCAATTTTTCAAAGGAGGCAATAAATCGAAAAGAACCAATGCCCGAAACCCTTTAGAAAACAGGTTGTGGGTAAACCTAACTTCGGATAACGGCGTGTTTAATCAAATATTGGTTGGTTATGTTGACCATGCCTCCAATGAAAACGATGGACTCATGTACGATGCACCAAAGTTACTTACACCAGACCTCTCAACGGTATTTTATTCTTTGATGGATGATGATGCAACAAAATACGTTATTCAAGGAAAAGAGATAAATAGCATTAACGAAGATGAAACCATCCAACTTGGTTTTAAAACCAAAATCAACGTAGCCACACTTTACACCCTATCGATTGCAAAAATGGAGGGCGACTTTTTAAACAGCCATTCGGTGTTTGTAAAAGACAACTTATTGAATAAAGTACACGACTTAACGGTTTGCGATTATACCTTTACTTCCGAAACGGGCGAATTCAATAACCGTTTTGAAATTGTATTTAAAGCCGACGCGCTTTCAACCGCCAATGCTTTGGTAAACCCAAGCCAATTAAAAATCGTAGAACTTGAAAACGACAACGTACAGTTTACCGCTCCCAACGGATTAGGTATTAAAACCGTATCGTTGTTCGATTTGTTTGGTCGCCAGCTTTACCAATTTAACGGTCAAAACGATAGCGAAGTGTTTAACCTATCTAACTTAAACAGTACAGTGTTTGTGGCTAAGGTTGTGCTTTCCAATGGCACGGTTATTAGCAAAAAGGCGATAAAAAAGTAAACTTTTCAAGACCTGATAGATTTTAAAAATCTATTAGGTCTTGTTTTATTAAACACAACTAATTCTCACGTTACTCCTCAGAACTGTAAGGATTAAATAACTCGATGAATGTTTTTAAACCTGTAGTTTGCCAATTAGAGCGTTTTTAAGTGGGTTGGTAGTAGATTAACAACTCCACATCTCTGTGGCTCCCCTTAAGGGGCAATTGCTGTGTGTTCTAACTACACCTTGCTTTTAAAATAAGGATTCCTATGGTTTCGTATCTGACGCTTTTAGGTTATGAGTGGTGTCCCTTGAGGGGACTTTAGGGGTGTTTTTCAGTCAATTCTTTTACGGTTTCTTCAATAACCAACAGAACACTAAACATATTATTTTTGACCTCGTCGTTGGTAAACCTTAAAAACTTTACACCATAGGCTTCTAATTCGGCTTGTCGTTTTGCATCATACAAAAAGGAATGGTCATGACTTTTTCCATCAATTTCTATGGCCAAGCCGATTTCGTGGCAATAAAAATCGGCAATGTAGTTTAACATAGGAACTTGTCGATGAAACTGAACACCAAACGCACGTTGTTTAATCTTTTGCCATAATAACACTTCTGGTAAGGTGCTATTTTTTCTTAACTGCCTTGCTAGTAGTTTTAACTTTGGGTTGTATGGAATTATTTTGTTTCTCATTTTTTACTGACACCCCTGTAGTCCCCTCTAGGGGACATTTTAGCTTGTTTGCGAATATTTTTTCTGTAAATATTTCAAACAATAGAATTTTTAAGGCAATTGATTTTTCAAGTCTGAGTAGTGTCCCCTGGACGGATAGGAATGTTAAAACCTAATGCGCCTCCAACCAATCATTACCAGTCCCTAAATCAACATCCAACGGAACAGCAAGTTTATAGGCGTTTTCCATTTCGGTCTTTACTAGGCTTTTAATGGTGTCGAGTTCGGGTTTGTAAACATCAAAAACCAATTCGTCATGTACTTGCAGTAACATTTTAGTTTTAAAATCGCCTTCATTCAATTTTTGGTGAATAGCAATCATGGCCAGTTTAATAATATCGGCAGCACTCCCTTGAATGGGGGCATTTACGGCGTTGCGTTCGGCAGCACCGCGCACCACGGCGTTTCTGGAATTGATGTCCTTTAAATACCTACGACGGCCCAAAACCGTTTGCACATAACCATTATCGCGGGCAAAATCCACTTGGGTGCTGATGTATTTTTTAAGTTTAGGATAGGTTTCGTAATAGGTGTCGATTAATTCTTTGGCCTCGCTTCGCGATAAATCCGTTTGGTTGCTTAGACCGAAAGCGGAAACCCCATAAATAATTCCGAAGTTTACCGTTTTGGCATTGCTACGCTGCTCGCGCGTTACTTCGGCAATAGGCACATTAAACACTTTTGAAGCTGTGGAAGCATGAATATCTTCGCCGTTTTTGAAAGCCTCAATCATGGTTTCTTCTTCACTTAAAGCGGCTATGATGCGAAGTTCAATCTGGCTATAATCGGCAGCCAACAGAATATAATCTTCATTTCTTGGCACAAAGGCTTTCCGCACTTGTCGGCCACGTTCGGTACGGATGGGGATGTTCTGTAAGTTGGGGTTGTTGCTACTTAAACGTCCCGTAGCGGCAACCGTTTGCATGTAGTCAGTGTGTACGCGTCCCGTTGATGGATCTACCTGCAAAGGGAGTGCGTCCACGTAGGTGCTCTTTAATTTTGAAAGCCCCCTGAAATCCAAAATTTGCTGAATGATGTCGTGGTCTTTGGCCAAGTAGCTTAAAATATCCTCGGATGTGGCGTATTGTCCTGTTTTTGTTTTTTTTGGTTTATCCACCAATTTCATTTTTTCAAACAAAATGATGCCTAACTGCTTTGGGGAAGCAATGTTGAATTCTTCACCAGCAGCTTCATAAATGCTTTTTTCAAGACTGGCAATGTCGTTATTCAATTGCTCCGAAAGGGAGTTTAAAAAGTCTTTATCTAAATTGATGCCCTCCAATTCCATAGCGGCCAAGACGCGCAGCAACGGAATTTCAATATCATCAAACAAGGTTTGCGTATTGGCCTCGCCCAATTCATTTTGAAAATGTTCTTTGAGCTGAAGGGTGATATCGGCATCCTCAACGGCATATTCGGTTTGTTGTTCCAAAGGCACCTCGCGCATCGATAGCTGATTTTTACCTTTTTTTCCAATAAGGGTTTCAATGGAAATGGGCGTGTAGTTCAAATAGGTTTCGGCCAGCACATCCATATTGTGGCGCATATCGGGGTTGATGAGGTAATGAGCCAACATGGTGTCGAATAGTTTGCCTTTTACTTCGATGTTATATTTTGCCAAAACCTTGATGTCGTATTTTAAATTCTGACCGATTTTTTCGATGTTTTCGCTCTCAAAAAACGGACGCAATTGCTCAATCAATTCTTGGGCTTCATCCCTGTTTTCGGAGAATGGCACATAAAAGCCTTTGCCTGTTTCCCACGAAAAAGCAATGCCCACCAGTTCGGCCTGCAAGGGGTCAATGCTCGTGGTTTCGGTATCAAAACAAACCGAGGTTTGGTTCATTAAATTTTTAATGAACAGTTTTGTGGCCATGCCTGATGCTACACTTTGGTAGAAATGTGAGGTGGTTTCGGCAGTTTTACGAGCGTATTCGGAAGTAGCTTCTGAAGTTTTAGCCTCGCCGTCATTACCAAAAAGCGAAAACTGACCAGCCCCCGCAGTCCCCTTTTGTCCTGCGGACATTTTCCCCGAAGGGGAAACTTGTTTTGAAGATGAAGGAGACTTCTCGACTCCGCTCGAAGTGACATCAGTTACATTAGAAGCTAAATCTTCTTCGGGAGCAAAGGTTTTTAGAAAATTTTCGGTAAGCCTTCTAAATTCCAACTCCTGAAAAATGTTTTTTACGGCCTCAACATCGGGGTCGCACATTTCAAAATCTTTTTCGTCGAATTCCACAGGAACATCCAGCATGATGCGAGCCAATTTTTTCGATAGTAGTCCTAATTCTTGGTTGGCTTCTACTTTTTCTTTCATTTTACCTTTTAGCTCGTGGAGGTTTTCGAACAAACCTTCCATACTTCCATAAGCCTTAATGAATTTTTTGGCCGTTTTTTCACCAACACCCGGCAACCCTGGGATATTATCGGAAGAGTCGCCCATCATACCCAAAAAGTCAATCACTTGTTCGGGGCGTTCCACCTCAAATTTTTTCTGCACTTCGGCAATGCCCCAAGTTTCGTAGCCTCCCCCAAACGATTTGGGGCGATACATAAAAATATTTTCAGAAACCAATTGGGCAAAATCCTTATCGGGCGTTACCATAAAGGTTTGGTAGCCCTGTTTTTCGGCTTGTTTGGAGAGGGTGCCAATAACGTCGTCGGCCTCAAAACCTTCTTTCACCATAATGGGAATGTGCATGGCTTTTAAAATCTCCTGAATGTAGGGTACGGCCACTTTAATGGCTTCGGGGGTTTCGTCTCGGTTAGCCTTGTATTCTTCGAACATTTCCACACGGTCGGCACTTCCGCCTTTATCAAAACACACCGCCAAATGGTCGGGGCGCTCGCGCTTAATTACATCCAAAAGCGAATTCATAAATCCCATAATGGCCGAGGTATCGATACCTTTCGAATTGATTCGCGGATTTTTTATAAAAGCATAATAGCCACGGAAAATTAATGCATAGGCATCGACCAAAAAAAGACGTTTTTGTGCTGACATGGATTGTGTTTTGATAGAAAACCAAAACTACGAAAAGTTATGTTGAAAATGGCATTTATAGTTTAGTGTATTTATAAAGGGCTATGCTTAAAAATCTTAACAATTAGTTAAATAAAATCAAGGATTCCCTATTCATGGCCAATAGCCTTATCTTTGATTAAAAAAGCACCCATGCTACGTTGGATATTATTCATTCTCTTTTATGCCTTTATCGTATTTTACGGGTTTCAGGCTATTAAAACCATCACCAAAAGCGTTTGGTTGCAGTACCTGTTTATCGCCATGGCGGTGATTATTGCAGGTAATTTTATTGTCCAGTTTACGGTGTATTCCGAAGGTAGGGTGCTCAATCCGGCCAAAAGTTATGCCTTTGGGTTTTTATTGGCGTTTATATCTCTGGGATTGGTGCTGATACCTTTGCTTTTGGGAGAAGATATCGTTAGGGTTATTTACGGACTTTACGAGAAATTGGTAACCAAAAAAGAGGGTTTTTATATGCCTTCACGAAGAAAATTCATCAGTCAAATTGCATT from Tamlana crocina includes:
- the polA gene encoding DNA polymerase I, translated to MSAQKRLFLVDAYALIFRGYYAFIKNPRINSKGIDTSAIMGFMNSLLDVIKRERPDHLAVCFDKGGSADRVEMFEEYKANRDETPEAIKVAVPYIQEILKAMHIPIMVKEGFEADDVIGTLSKQAEKQGYQTFMVTPDKDFAQLVSENIFMYRPKSFGGGYETWGIAEVQKKFEVERPEQVIDFLGMMGDSSDNIPGLPGVGEKTAKKFIKAYGSMEGLFENLHELKGKMKEKVEANQELGLLSKKLARIMLDVPVEFDEKDFEMCDPDVEAVKNIFQELEFRRLTENFLKTFAPEEDLASNVTDVTSSGVEKSPSSSKQVSPSGKMSAGQKGTAGAGQFSLFGNDGEAKTSEATSEYARKTAETTSHFYQSVASGMATKLFIKNLMNQTSVCFDTETTSIDPLQAELVGIAFSWETGKGFYVPFSENRDEAQELIEQLRPFFESENIEKIGQNLKYDIKVLAKYNIEVKGKLFDTMLAHYLINPDMRHNMDVLAETYLNYTPISIETLIGKKGKNQLSMREVPLEQQTEYAVEDADITLQLKEHFQNELGEANTQTLFDDIEIPLLRVLAAMELEGINLDKDFLNSLSEQLNNDIASLEKSIYEAAGEEFNIASPKQLGIILFEKMKLVDKPKKTKTGQYATSEDILSYLAKDHDIIQQILDFRGLSKLKSTYVDALPLQVDPSTGRVHTDYMQTVAATGRLSSNNPNLQNIPIRTERGRQVRKAFVPRNEDYILLAADYSQIELRIIAALSEEETMIEAFKNGEDIHASTASKVFNVPIAEVTREQRSNAKTVNFGIIYGVSAFGLSNQTDLSRSEAKELIDTYYETYPKLKKYISTQVDFARDNGYVQTVLGRRRYLKDINSRNAVVRGAAERNAVNAPIQGSAADIIKLAMIAIHQKLNEGDFKTKMLLQVHDELVFDVYKPELDTIKSLVKTEMENAYKLAVPLDVDLGTGNDWLEAH
- a CDS encoding endonuclease domain-containing protein — encoded protein: MRNKIIPYNPKLKLLARQLRKNSTLPEVLLWQKIKQRAFGVQFHRQVPMLNYIADFYCHEIGLAIEIDGKSHDHSFLYDAKRQAELEAYGVKFLRFTNDEVKNNMFSVLLVIEETVKELTEKHP